The nucleotide window TTTCATCGTTATTTATGTCCGTGAATACATTACCTGTTGCGGTAGCTTCTTCTCTTACGGCATCATAGTTAATTCTATGAGCTGTAATCTTGTTATCTTTTTGTTTTACAGAAGCATTTCCTATTAATTGTATTCGTTTAATGTCGTTGTTTTTTGTAACGTCGACAATTCCTGTTTCGCCAAAAGCTTGTGTGTCTTTATAGTAAACTATTACGCCGCCGGTTGCTTTTACAGAATTAGTTTTATCATTATATTCTTGTATATCAGCTGTAACGATAATTGTTGGCTTTTGATTTTCTGTAATAGTTGATTGAGCGTTGCCTTTTGCTGTTATAGTTTTATTTAATAATGACATTTCAATAATTTGAGCTTTAACTTCTTGTTTCTTTTTGCCCTTTACCTGATAAGAGTAAGCGTTGTCTAAAAAGTTGACAGTTTTTGCTTTTTTGGTTTCTGAGTCAATATCAACTTCTGCTCTAGGGCTGAACAAATGAATATCGCCAAATTTTACTTTTACGCCACCTTCTAAAAATATTTTGTGGGCTTGTTCGCTAAAGTTTTGTTTTTCAGATTCAATCGTCAAATCTGTAGCAAATGCAAATCCTATTGTTGAAAATAAAATGCATAGTAATATTATTATTTTTTTCATAGTTCTAATTTTCCTTTAGAATATATTTCAGTTCTTGTTTTACCTAATATTTTAAAATTTGATAAATCATTTGATAATACGGCTTCGTTTCCATAAAGCACAGCTTGAGAAGGCTTTTCGAGCCTGATTTTTCCGGTGGCTTTAATGTCTGAATCTTTACCTTCCCAAACAATCTGGTTCGCTTTTACATTTGAACCGTCTTTATACACAATTAATGTATCGCTATAAAGAACTATGTGTTTGTTTGTTGCGTTGTAGGTTCCTTGTGAAGACTTGAAACTTGCTACAACTTTATTCTCTTTGTAAAAATTTCCAATAATATTGTTTAGGTATGCAACATTGTTTTTATTGTCATAATGACCTGTATCGGCATATAGTTCCCATAATTTTTGCCCGTCTTTTGTTTCAGTTACCAATAAATTATCAATATTGACTTCTTTTTGAGCAAAATCGTCTTTGAGCATTTTAGCTTTGAAATTTTTTGTGATAATTCCTGCTGAAATAAATGCCCAAAGGCACGCAATAAAAATTACCAAAAATGTTATGATGTAG belongs to Candidatus Gastranaerophilales bacterium and includes:
- the lptC gene encoding LPS export ABC transporter periplasmic protein LptC, which produces MKKRNIGYIITFLVIFIACLWAFISAGIITKNFKAKMLKDDFAQKEVNIDNLLVTETKDGQKLWELYADTGHYDNKNNVAYLNNIIGNFYKENKVVASFKSSQGTYNATNKHIVLYSDTLIVYKDGSNVKANQIVWEGKDSDIKATGKIRLEKPSQAVLYGNEAVLSNDLSNFKILGKTRTEIYSKGKLEL
- a CDS encoding LptA/OstA family protein, which translates into the protein MKKIIILLCILFSTIGFAFATDLTIESEKQNFSEQAHKIFLEGGVKVKFGDIHLFSPRAEVDIDSETKKAKTVNFLDNAYSYQVKGKKKQEVKAQIIEMSLLNKTITAKGNAQSTITENQKPTIIVTADIQEYNDKTNSVKATGGVIVYYKDTQAFGETGIVDVTKNNDIKRIQLIGNASVKQKDNKITAHRINYDAVREEATATGNVFTDINNDEKSKIKVWSNFQMYNKKSNIMVASGHTIIKYKEYTATGPKASVFPDKKTNKLNEVVFVGRSKIEQEGRTIEADRIQLTMEPKNFSAEGNVRTYIPNVQSAEE